In the Hordeum vulgare subsp. vulgare chromosome 7H, MorexV3_pseudomolecules_assembly, whole genome shotgun sequence genome, one interval contains:
- the LOC123409876 gene encoding uncharacterized protein LOC123409876 isoform X1: protein MYGMKRCIGTAILLLLCLHATAEARRLSPSPGAGVIRLPSNGRVMAPPGYPTYTCQLRDFCPDGYYWCCVGMGLPLPRCGCFSKISVGLTDHAISATKSSARKIDEEKTTPRSFQDQVMTSGIPTPTDGGDTVGSVVQVAQEMFGTREEGQKPE, encoded by the exons ATGTACGGCATGAAGAGGTGCATTGGGACGGCCATCCTGCTGCTGCTTTGCCTCCACGCCACAGCGGAAGCCCGCCGCCTGTCCCCGTCCCCCGGCGCCGGCGTCATCCGGCTTCCGAGCAACGGCAGAG TGATGGCCCCCCCAGGTTATCCTACGTATACATGTCAACTCAGGGATTTCTGTCCAGATGGCTATTACTGGTGTTGCGTCGGCATGGGGCTCCCTCTTCCCCGGTGCGGATGCTTCAGTAAGATAAGTGTTGGCCTTACTGATCATGCAATTTCGGCGACGAAGAGCTCAGCGAGGAAGATCGACGAGGAGAAGACAACGCCAAGGAGCTTCCAAGACCAAG TGATGACCTCAGGTATTCCTACTCCTACTGATGGTGGTGATACTGTCGGTTCCGTCGTGCAAGTAGCCCAAGAAATGTTTGGTACGAGGGAAGAAGGACAGAAACCTGAATGA
- the LOC123409876 gene encoding uncharacterized protein LOC123409876 isoform X2, whose protein sequence is MYGMKRCIGTAILLLLCLHATAEARRLSPSPGAGVIRLPSNGRVMAPPGYPTYTCQLRDFCPDGYYWCCVGMGLPLPRCGCFSKISVGLTDHAISATKSSARKIDEEKTTPRSFQDQGIPTPTDGGDTVGSVVQVAQEMFGTREEGQKPE, encoded by the exons ATGTACGGCATGAAGAGGTGCATTGGGACGGCCATCCTGCTGCTGCTTTGCCTCCACGCCACAGCGGAAGCCCGCCGCCTGTCCCCGTCCCCCGGCGCCGGCGTCATCCGGCTTCCGAGCAACGGCAGAG TGATGGCCCCCCCAGGTTATCCTACGTATACATGTCAACTCAGGGATTTCTGTCCAGATGGCTATTACTGGTGTTGCGTCGGCATGGGGCTCCCTCTTCCCCGGTGCGGATGCTTCAGTAAGATAAGTGTTGGCCTTACTGATCATGCAATTTCGGCGACGAAGAGCTCAGCGAGGAAGATCGACGAGGAGAAGACAACGCCAAGGAGCTTCCAAGACCAAG GTATTCCTACTCCTACTGATGGTGGTGATACTGTCGGTTCCGTCGTGCAAGTAGCCCAAGAAATGTTTGGTACGAGGGAAGAAGGACAGAAACCTGAATGA
- the LOC123409876 gene encoding uncharacterized protein LOC123409876 isoform X3, translating into MYGMKRCIGTAILLLLCLHATAEARRLSPSPGAGVIRLPSNGRGYPTYTCQLRDFCPDGYYWCCVGMGLPLPRCGCFSKISVGLTDHAISATKSSARKIDEEKTTPRSFQDQVMTSGIPTPTDGGDTVGSVVQVAQEMFGTREEGQKPE; encoded by the exons ATGTACGGCATGAAGAGGTGCATTGGGACGGCCATCCTGCTGCTGCTTTGCCTCCACGCCACAGCGGAAGCCCGCCGCCTGTCCCCGTCCCCCGGCGCCGGCGTCATCCGGCTTCCGAGCAACGGCAGAG GTTATCCTACGTATACATGTCAACTCAGGGATTTCTGTCCAGATGGCTATTACTGGTGTTGCGTCGGCATGGGGCTCCCTCTTCCCCGGTGCGGATGCTTCAGTAAGATAAGTGTTGGCCTTACTGATCATGCAATTTCGGCGACGAAGAGCTCAGCGAGGAAGATCGACGAGGAGAAGACAACGCCAAGGAGCTTCCAAGACCAAG TGATGACCTCAGGTATTCCTACTCCTACTGATGGTGGTGATACTGTCGGTTCCGTCGTGCAAGTAGCCCAAGAAATGTTTGGTACGAGGGAAGAAGGACAGAAACCTGAATGA